In a genomic window of Pirellulales bacterium:
- a CDS encoding HEAT repeat domain-containing protein: MPAADKKAAAKLDLRYAWQPNQDYQYEVSVDAELPDRKLTYKGFSTYRVRSAENGQFVLLHKGSLQQHEVMKPQERAAMPRGSSRGLAHRPPHHLPGSHYAMPRFADHEVTIDQHGKILKLSGTTAMPLLLGDLALLVIEPLPEKRERQWQVNYGLTVVEKKKTPANQFPRRLSRSGAEEAPATQRPGGESMTYRVKGTAGGMVTILKQSHLKTADETDGAASREQEGVGELVFDQKRGVMAKAEIKFVNMFNQDNIAIKVPVVMQYRLLDEEELARSAEEGKERLAKLAEERAQADEESAQPFSDDEVREIVAALKNAKSRRDAVQKLTKKKQPDEHQEQIARALNPLLADRDDGIKQAAAEALKTWGTELNVPGLVKLVVEQDNVFIRARAMEALGQLKDKRGAEAVALLFVTSRGDARKSLEQMGSVAEPYVLPFLDNPDEGVRSDACRVLAAIGTSKSRAKLEKIALKPRGSDAQAAREALAKIESP; encoded by the coding sequence GTGCCCGCTGCGGACAAAAAGGCCGCCGCCAAACTTGATCTCCGCTACGCGTGGCAGCCGAACCAGGATTACCAGTACGAAGTTTCGGTCGATGCCGAACTGCCGGATCGCAAACTTACGTACAAGGGATTTAGCACGTACCGCGTGCGTTCCGCCGAAAACGGCCAGTTCGTTCTATTGCACAAAGGGAGTCTTCAGCAGCATGAGGTAATGAAGCCCCAAGAGCGTGCCGCCATGCCCCGCGGCTCGTCGCGTGGGCTCGCGCATCGCCCTCCGCATCACCTGCCGGGATCGCACTACGCGATGCCGCGGTTTGCCGACCATGAAGTGACGATCGACCAGCACGGAAAGATCCTCAAGCTCTCGGGCACCACCGCTATGCCGTTGTTATTGGGCGATCTGGCATTGTTGGTTATCGAACCGTTGCCTGAGAAGCGCGAACGACAGTGGCAAGTGAATTATGGGTTGACCGTAGTCGAAAAAAAGAAAACACCTGCAAACCAGTTCCCCCGTCGGCTCAGCCGATCAGGTGCGGAAGAGGCTCCCGCCACCCAGCGCCCTGGCGGCGAGAGCATGACTTACCGGGTGAAGGGAACCGCCGGCGGCATGGTGACGATTCTCAAGCAATCGCATTTAAAAACGGCCGACGAAACCGACGGAGCCGCCTCGCGAGAACAAGAGGGGGTTGGCGAGTTGGTGTTTGATCAGAAGCGCGGCGTCATGGCCAAGGCCGAAATCAAGTTCGTGAACATGTTCAACCAGGACAACATTGCCATCAAAGTTCCCGTTGTGATGCAGTATCGCCTGTTGGATGAAGAGGAGTTGGCCCGATCAGCGGAAGAAGGCAAGGAACGACTGGCGAAATTAGCTGAGGAACGGGCCCAGGCAGACGAGGAATCTGCCCAGCCATTCTCGGACGACGAAGTACGAGAGATCGTCGCGGCGCTCAAGAACGCTAAGTCGCGTCGCGACGCTGTGCAAAAGCTAACCAAGAAGAAACAGCCCGATGAGCACCAGGAACAAATTGCTCGCGCACTGAATCCGCTGCTCGCTGATCGCGACGATGGCATCAAGCAGGCGGCCGCCGAAGCGCTAAAAACCTGGGGCACTGAGCTAAACGTTCCGGGACTGGTCAAGTTAGTGGTGGAGCAGGACAATGTGTTCATTCGTGCGCGTGCGATGGAAGCCCTGGGACAGCTCAAGGACAAACGCGGTGCCGAGGCTGTGGCGTTGCTCTTTGTTACATCGCGTGGCGATGCTCGAAAATCGCTCGAACAGATGGGTTCCGTGGCCGAGCCGTATGTTTTGCCCTTTTTGGACAACCCCGACGAAGGGGTGCGGAGTGACGCTTGCCGCGTATTGGCCGCAATCGGCACATCGAAAAGCCGCGCGAAGCTAGAAAAAATCGCTCTCAAGCCGCGTGGTTCTGACGCACAAGCAGCCCGCGAGGCACTGGCCAAGATCGAGTCACCGTAA
- a CDS encoding efflux RND transporter periplasmic adaptor subunit translates to MPSQVGLFRPSVVPFAGLLVLTVGLSAIGGCNRKAAPLPAAKAQQVLYTNPVEETISEYEEFTGRTAAVKTVQIHARVSGYLDKVLFEDGAEVKTGDMLFHIDPRWFQAEANQAAANVNQYESRIERLNRQVARATPLIENRVKSQEEFDQYTFDHAEAKATLKGLIAAQQLADLNLSYTRVTSPIDGRISRRMVDPGNLVRADQTVLTTIVSMDPIYAYFDIDERTVLRLRRLVREGRIRSTRESQVTVQVALADEAEFNLSGAVDFVDNQIDPSTGTLRLRAVIRNPQRLLSPGLFVRIRFPVGDPHPALLIPEEALATDQGQRFVYVIGDNNRVAYRRVIAGMLLNGRRVITEGLAATDRVAVTGLQRLRKDLEVDPRPQQSESTATAAIDTSAPTVTEAKGPSTGPSPGAR, encoded by the coding sequence TTGCCTTCCCAAGTTGGGTTATTTCGCCCGTCGGTTGTTCCTTTTGCAGGCTTGCTCGTACTCACGGTCGGCTTGTCCGCGATTGGCGGCTGCAATCGCAAGGCGGCCCCTCTGCCGGCCGCTAAAGCCCAGCAGGTTTTGTACACAAACCCGGTCGAGGAAACCATCTCGGAGTACGAGGAGTTCACGGGCCGCACTGCCGCAGTCAAGACGGTCCAAATTCATGCCCGGGTTAGCGGGTATCTCGACAAGGTTTTGTTTGAAGACGGTGCCGAAGTCAAAACTGGGGACATGTTGTTTCATATCGACCCACGCTGGTTTCAGGCCGAAGCCAATCAGGCTGCTGCCAACGTGAATCAGTACGAGTCGCGGATCGAGAGGCTCAATCGTCAAGTGGCGCGAGCCACTCCCTTGATCGAAAATCGGGTCAAGTCCCAAGAGGAATTCGACCAATACACATTTGACCATGCCGAAGCCAAGGCCACGCTCAAGGGGCTGATCGCCGCCCAGCAGTTGGCCGACCTGAATCTCAGCTACACGCGTGTCACTTCGCCGATTGATGGCCGGATTAGCCGCCGCATGGTCGACCCCGGCAATTTGGTTCGTGCCGATCAAACAGTGCTCACTACCATCGTTTCGATGGACCCGATTTATGCTTACTTCGACATCGACGAGCGCACGGTGCTGCGCCTGCGGCGTTTGGTGCGCGAAGGTCGGATCAGGTCGACGCGCGAATCCCAAGTCACGGTCCAGGTAGCACTAGCCGACGAAGCCGAATTCAATCTCTCAGGCGCGGTGGATTTCGTTGATAACCAAATCGATCCCAGCACTGGCACCCTGCGGTTGCGGGCCGTAATTCGCAATCCGCAACGACTGCTGTCTCCCGGCTTGTTTGTGCGCATTCGTTTTCCTGTCGGCGATCCGCATCCTGCGCTATTGATACCCGAAGAGGCCCTAGCGACGGACCAAGGGCAGCGATTCGTCTATGTGATCGGCGATAATAATCGGGTGGCCTACCGCCGCGTGATCGCCGGCATGTTGCTGAACGGTCGACGTGTGATTACTGAAGGACTGGCGGCGACCGATCGTGTCGCCGTCACAGGCCTGCAGCGGCTGCGCAAGGATCTGGAAGTCGACCCTCGGCCCCAACAAAGTGAATCAACAGCGACGGCCGCCATTGACACCTCAGCTCCCACGGTTACCGAGGCGAAAGGGCCGTCGACCGGGCCTTCTCCCGGAGCCCGTTAG
- a CDS encoding DUF2092 domain-containing protein codes for MRSSLRLNAIIAVAALLAVATAAPCRAANDKPGASAAIEPQARQVLEHMGTYLAGLKSFSVTTDIKLEVSQGADTKSFVIVQKLQAERPNKLTFILKSDASNGELVCDGVNLSIFIQGLGKYLEEKSPETWEKIFQNPLAAAVISPGNAKLVTLSLLSHESATLLLSTAESAKYGGEVMLDGVKCHLIEVMSNEVDWKLWVDVGDKPLPRQFVPDLTKTFAKMAAGARGGNAALANVKVTDTVTYKDWVENPKFGEDAFVFNVPAGAVKAESLADMIGGRESGPHPLLAKAAPAIKLDLLGGGTLDLAALKGKNVVILDFWATWCGPCQKAMPIIEKVAREYKDKGVLLYAVNIQETPEEVKSFVDESGLHVPIALDKEGTVARAYLANSIPQTVIVGKDGIVQVVHVGLSPALEDELKNELDALVAGKDLAAGDNPRNSPTAAAAADKAKE; via the coding sequence ATGCGGTCTTCGTTGCGACTTAATGCGATTATTGCCGTTGCCGCGCTGCTCGCGGTTGCGACTGCCGCCCCGTGCCGTGCTGCAAACGATAAGCCCGGGGCGTCCGCAGCGATCGAGCCGCAGGCTCGCCAAGTGCTTGAGCACATGGGGACGTATCTGGCTGGATTGAAAAGCTTCAGCGTAACGACCGACATTAAGCTCGAGGTGTCGCAGGGCGCCGACACAAAATCGTTTGTGATCGTTCAAAAGCTGCAGGCCGAACGCCCCAACAAACTGACATTTATTCTAAAGTCCGATGCGTCCAATGGTGAGTTGGTGTGTGACGGCGTCAACTTGTCGATTTTCATCCAGGGGCTAGGCAAATATTTGGAGGAGAAGTCGCCTGAGACGTGGGAGAAGATCTTTCAAAATCCACTCGCCGCGGCCGTCATCAGTCCTGGCAACGCCAAGCTTGTCACGTTGTCGCTCTTATCGCACGAGTCTGCGACGCTGTTGCTGTCGACCGCCGAGTCGGCGAAGTACGGTGGAGAAGTGATGCTCGACGGCGTGAAGTGCCACCTGATCGAGGTCATGAGCAATGAAGTTGACTGGAAGTTATGGGTCGACGTAGGCGACAAGCCCCTGCCACGACAGTTTGTACCTGATCTGACAAAAACGTTTGCCAAAATGGCCGCTGGCGCGCGAGGCGGCAACGCAGCGCTTGCCAATGTAAAAGTAACCGACACCGTGACGTACAAGGATTGGGTTGAGAATCCTAAGTTCGGGGAGGATGCGTTTGTTTTCAATGTCCCCGCAGGAGCAGTTAAGGCGGAATCCTTGGCTGATATGATCGGTGGTCGCGAAAGCGGCCCCCATCCCCTCTTGGCCAAAGCGGCGCCGGCGATCAAGCTCGATCTACTTGGCGGTGGCACGCTCGATCTGGCGGCGCTCAAGGGCAAGAACGTCGTGATCCTTGACTTCTGGGCAACCTGGTGCGGACCGTGCCAAAAGGCCATGCCAATCATCGAGAAGGTTGCTCGTGAGTACAAGGACAAAGGCGTCCTGCTTTACGCCGTCAATATTCAAGAAACGCCCGAAGAAGTTAAGTCGTTCGTCGACGAATCAGGCCTGCACGTTCCCATCGCGCTCGACAAAGAAGGAACCGTGGCCAGGGCTTATCTGGCCAACTCAATTCCACAGACAGTGATCGTCGGCAAAGACGGCATTGTGCAAGTCGTACACGTAGGTCTTTCGCCCGCTTTAGAGGACGAGCTGAAGAATGAACTCGACGCGCTGGTGGCTGGCAAAGACCTGGCAGCCGGAGACAACCCGCGCAATTCACCGACAGCCGCCGCCGCGGCGGACAAAGCGAAAGAATAG
- a CDS encoding multidrug efflux RND transporter permease subunit has protein sequence MFSRFFIDRPIFASVLSIVITLAGGVAVYTLPLAQFPPVTPPTVQVDCNYPGASAQVVAQTVASPIEQQVNGVEDMLYMSSQSTNDGSYTLTVTFKPGIDLNLAQVLVQNRVSLAMPLLPEVVRQTGVTTRKRSPDILMTVSINSPDRRYDQLYLSNYALMRIRDELSRLSGISEVLVFGQRDYSMRIWLDPDKLASRNLEVSDVVNAVREQNMHVALGQIGQPPAISGQLKQMPLAVRGRLITPEEFENIVVKFTEERRSVRVRDVGRVELGARSSDISNRFDGKPTVGLAVFQLPDANALDTADRVKAKMVELSHDFPDGVVYEIGYDTTPYIRESVGEVFKSLRDAVVLVALVVLVFLQGWRASIIPLVAVPVAIVGTFAAMAVVGFSLNNLTLFGLVLAIGIVVDDAIVVVEAVEYHIEQGLSPRDAAIRAMDEVAGPIIAVGLVLTAVFVPCAFISGIVGQFFRQFALTIAISTVISTINSLTLSPALAAVLLRPRHGKQDWLTRIVDFVLGWFFRLFNLGVRTSTSAYISVVGKLLRVPILVLGVYGVLLWLTYWGFHQLPSGFIPSQDKGYLVASVQMPDATSAERTSNEMALIEQIVMETPGVKNVNSVAGNSFMLSAYGSSFGSMFIILDDFDERRTPDLSADAILASLRKQIAAEVPDALVNIFPPPAVSGLGRAGGFKLMVEDRGDLGLVELQRQTDNLVKKGNETQGLTGLFTVYKTDSPQLYVDVDRKACLTQGISLGELFDTLQSYLGSRYINDFNRFGRTWQVIVQADSRFRDQVEDVKRLRVRNAAGDMVPLGTLATVSPVGGPLVLTRYNMYPAAGINGNAAPGFSTGQAIDALETVARHELPQSMSVEWTELAYLEQLSGNTGMIVFAFSVIFVFLVLAALYESWSMPLAVILVVPMCVLCSIAGVAIGKMDINIFTQVGFVVLIGLACKNAILIVEFAKYRREEGAAVREAVLQACRLRLRPILMTSFAFILGVLPLVVATGAGAEMRRALGTAVFAGMLGVTFFGVLLTPVFFSVIDRLAHLHVFTQGPLARLGAGVLAILQPHGWWLVARRGVGAIRRVKPDIEPESEAELARKETSSSTPDS, from the coding sequence GTGTTTTCACGATTCTTCATCGATCGGCCGATATTTGCCTCGGTGCTGTCGATCGTCATCACGCTGGCCGGCGGGGTCGCCGTTTATACGCTGCCCCTCGCGCAGTTTCCGCCGGTCACGCCCCCCACGGTACAGGTGGATTGCAACTATCCAGGCGCCAGCGCCCAGGTCGTGGCACAGACCGTGGCCTCGCCCATCGAGCAACAAGTCAATGGCGTCGAAGACATGCTCTATATGTCTTCGCAGAGCACCAACGACGGCTCGTATACGCTGACCGTCACGTTCAAACCGGGCATTGATCTGAACCTGGCCCAGGTGCTGGTACAAAATCGCGTCAGCCTGGCCATGCCGTTGTTGCCCGAGGTCGTGCGTCAAACCGGTGTCACGACGCGTAAGAGATCGCCCGACATCCTGATGACGGTCAGCATCAATTCTCCCGACCGGCGTTACGACCAACTGTATTTGAGCAATTATGCCCTGATGCGCATTCGAGACGAATTGTCTCGCCTTTCAGGAATCAGCGAGGTACTGGTCTTTGGTCAGCGCGATTACAGCATGCGCATTTGGCTCGACCCCGATAAGCTGGCCTCGCGCAACCTCGAAGTTTCGGACGTCGTGAACGCCGTGCGCGAGCAAAACATGCACGTCGCGCTCGGCCAAATCGGTCAACCGCCGGCGATTTCCGGACAACTCAAGCAGATGCCGTTGGCCGTGCGCGGACGTCTCATTACCCCGGAAGAATTCGAGAATATCGTCGTTAAGTTCACCGAGGAACGCCGCTCAGTGCGCGTTCGCGACGTGGGGCGCGTCGAACTCGGCGCGCGCAGCTCTGACATCAGCAATCGGTTCGATGGCAAACCGACCGTGGGCTTGGCGGTATTCCAGCTGCCCGACGCTAACGCCTTGGACACGGCCGATCGCGTGAAGGCCAAGATGGTTGAACTATCGCATGATTTTCCGGACGGGGTAGTTTACGAAATCGGCTACGATACGACCCCCTACATCCGCGAATCGGTGGGCGAGGTCTTTAAATCTCTGCGCGATGCCGTGGTGCTCGTGGCGCTTGTGGTACTGGTATTCCTGCAAGGATGGCGCGCCTCGATCATTCCTTTGGTCGCCGTGCCTGTGGCGATCGTGGGAACATTCGCCGCCATGGCCGTTGTCGGCTTCAGCTTGAACAACCTCACATTGTTTGGGCTGGTGCTCGCCATCGGCATCGTCGTCGATGACGCTATCGTCGTCGTCGAAGCAGTCGAATATCACATAGAACAGGGATTGTCCCCCCGCGATGCGGCCATTCGCGCCATGGACGAGGTCGCAGGGCCGATCATTGCCGTCGGTCTGGTGCTGACGGCCGTCTTCGTGCCTTGCGCCTTTATCTCGGGCATCGTCGGACAATTCTTCCGGCAATTTGCTCTGACGATCGCGATATCTACCGTCATTTCCACAATCAATTCGCTGACCCTCAGCCCGGCACTCGCGGCCGTCTTGCTTCGCCCGCGACACGGCAAGCAGGATTGGCTGACGCGGATTGTGGATTTTGTGCTCGGCTGGTTCTTTCGCCTATTTAACCTGGGCGTTCGCACATCCACTTCCGCGTACATCAGCGTCGTCGGAAAACTGCTGCGGGTTCCCATACTAGTGCTAGGAGTCTACGGCGTTTTGCTGTGGCTCACCTACTGGGGTTTTCATCAGTTGCCGAGCGGGTTCATCCCCTCGCAGGACAAGGGCTATCTCGTCGCCAGCGTGCAAATGCCGGATGCCACAAGCGCCGAGCGTACAAGCAACGAAATGGCGCTGATCGAACAGATCGTCATGGAGACGCCAGGCGTCAAGAACGTGAATTCGGTAGCCGGCAACTCGTTCATGCTGAGCGCGTATGGCTCGAGCTTTGGTTCGATGTTTATCATTCTCGACGACTTCGACGAACGGAGGACGCCCGACCTTTCGGCCGATGCCATTTTGGCGTCCTTGCGCAAGCAAATCGCGGCAGAAGTGCCTGACGCGCTAGTGAATATCTTTCCGCCGCCGGCGGTTTCTGGTTTGGGGCGTGCCGGCGGATTCAAGCTGATGGTCGAGGATCGTGGCGATCTGGGATTGGTCGAGTTGCAGCGTCAGACCGACAACCTGGTGAAAAAAGGAAACGAAACCCAAGGTTTGACCGGTCTGTTCACGGTTTATAAAACCGATTCTCCGCAGTTGTACGTCGACGTCGATCGCAAAGCCTGCCTGACGCAGGGGATCAGCCTGGGCGAGTTGTTCGACACGCTGCAATCGTATTTAGGCTCGCGGTACATCAACGATTTCAACCGCTTCGGCCGCACCTGGCAGGTAATAGTCCAGGCGGATTCGAGGTTCCGCGACCAGGTCGAAGATGTCAAACGATTGCGTGTGCGCAACGCGGCGGGTGATATGGTGCCTCTCGGCACGCTGGCGACTGTCTCGCCTGTCGGCGGGCCGTTAGTGCTGACGCGATACAACATGTATCCGGCTGCCGGCATCAACGGTAACGCGGCACCAGGTTTTAGCACTGGACAAGCGATCGACGCGCTGGAAACCGTGGCGCGTCACGAGCTGCCGCAGTCCATGTCTGTCGAGTGGACCGAGCTAGCTTACTTGGAGCAGTTGTCCGGCAATACGGGCATGATCGTTTTTGCCTTCTCGGTAATCTTCGTGTTTTTGGTACTCGCCGCGCTGTACGAGAGTTGGTCGATGCCCTTGGCCGTCATTCTGGTGGTGCCGATGTGCGTGTTGTGCTCCATCGCCGGCGTGGCCATCGGCAAGATGGACATTAATATTTTTACGCAGGTCGGATTCGTCGTGTTGATCGGTTTGGCATGTAAGAACGCGATCCTAATCGTGGAATTCGCAAAATACCGGCGTGAAGAGGGAGCCGCTGTTCGCGAGGCCGTACTGCAAGCCTGCCGGCTAAGATTGCGCCCGATCTTGATGACTTCCTTTGCGTTCATTTTGGGGGTTTTGCCGCTAGTCGTGGCCACCGGTGCCGGTGCCGAAATGCGGCGTGCCCTCGGCACTGCCGTATTTGCCGGGATGTTGGGAGTAACTTTTTTTGGCGTCTTGCTGACGCCCGTGTTTTTCTCGGTCATCGATCGGCTGGCTCACCTGCACGTGTTCACGCAAGGGCCACTGGCGCGGCTCGGCGCCGGCGTATTGGCGATACTGCAACCACATGGATGGTGGCTTGTAGCGCGGCGAGGCGTCGGGGCGATCAGGCGCGTCAAGCCAGACATAGAGCCGGAGAGCGAAGCAGAACTCGCTCGCAAGGAGACTTCGTCGAGCACGCCCGATAGCTAG
- a CDS encoding PEP-CTERM sorting domain-containing protein → MQLLKFVGLCLVATCALGLSGDHAGAVTLTVDGNLADWGFHVADNNHSTFVPAPGLDLLGIDVHDHNDNGGINAPLDVYSGGQKFDAECLAAAVQGGNLFIAISTGQRPDNGFTNYAPGDIKIDTSGGVYGVEVGGGIGGGAGSAITTGAPGASYTMNEGFTTAFHSTPAAQTAGSVWFNPYFTFFQQMQIPGATFVGNSNFIYTRNTETSQHAVIELSIPLSFFGTNTIQNISWAPSCDNSFLSINTTQVPEPSSVALALLGAFGACWTTRRRRAVKTASV, encoded by the coding sequence ATGCAACTATTGAAATTCGTGGGTCTTTGTCTCGTCGCTACGTGTGCCTTGGGACTATCGGGCGATCATGCCGGGGCGGTGACCCTCACTGTGGACGGCAATCTTGCCGATTGGGGTTTTCACGTCGCCGACAACAACCACAGCACGTTTGTGCCGGCACCCGGACTCGACCTATTAGGGATTGACGTTCATGACCACAACGACAATGGCGGCATAAACGCCCCCTTGGACGTGTATTCGGGTGGCCAAAAATTCGACGCCGAATGCTTGGCTGCGGCTGTGCAGGGCGGCAATCTCTTTATCGCCATCTCGACCGGACAACGACCTGACAACGGCTTTACCAACTATGCTCCGGGCGACATCAAGATCGACACTTCGGGCGGAGTCTACGGTGTCGAGGTGGGCGGCGGCATTGGTGGTGGCGCCGGCAGCGCCATTACCACGGGGGCTCCTGGCGCGAGCTATACGATGAACGAAGGATTCACCACGGCATTCCATTCGACTCCCGCGGCACAAACCGCGGGCTCGGTATGGTTCAATCCGTATTTCACCTTCTTTCAGCAGATGCAGATTCCCGGTGCCACGTTCGTCGGAAACTCGAACTTTATCTATACGCGCAACACAGAAACTTCGCAGCACGCGGTCATCGAATTGTCGATACCGCTCAGCTTCTTCGGCACCAATACGATCCAGAACATCAGTTGGGCCCCCTCCTGCGACAATTCCTTCTTGTCAATTAACACCACCCAGGTGCCAGAGCCATCGTCGGTAGCGTTGGCATTGCTCGGCGCTTTCGGAGCATGTTGGACAACCCGCCGCCGGCGCGCTGTGAAAACCGCGTCGGTGTGA
- a CDS encoding TetR/AcrR family transcriptional regulator, with translation MSNPQASTPSSEACTSDRREERRQAIIEAAARLFAELGYSACEMERVAAELGIAKGTLYLYFPSKEALFYSCVDNGMRQMQAAVGEAADEAGDAIDRISRGIRAYLQFFEDHPEHVELLIQERANFKSRSRPTYFEYREANRQKWRSVHEGLIDAGRYRDDIPVERIMDAIGNLLYGTMFTNHFIGRSVSLTEQYQSLLEILMRGLLSERERETK, from the coding sequence ATGTCGAATCCGCAGGCGTCAACGCCATCATCTGAAGCTTGTACAAGCGATCGTCGCGAGGAGCGACGTCAGGCCATCATCGAAGCCGCGGCGCGACTATTTGCGGAACTCGGCTACAGTGCCTGCGAAATGGAACGCGTGGCCGCCGAGTTAGGGATCGCGAAGGGTACGCTGTACCTTTATTTCCCCAGCAAGGAAGCGCTCTTCTATAGCTGCGTCGATAACGGCATGCGCCAGATGCAAGCGGCCGTCGGCGAGGCTGCCGACGAGGCCGGCGATGCAATAGACCGCATTTCCAGGGGCATCCGCGCTTATTTACAGTTTTTTGAAGATCATCCCGAGCACGTGGAGCTGTTGATTCAGGAGCGGGCCAACTTCAAAAGTCGCAGCCGCCCCACGTACTTTGAATATCGGGAAGCGAATCGGCAGAAGTGGCGCTCGGTTCACGAAGGATTGATCGATGCCGGGCGCTATCGCGACGATATTCCCGTGGAGCGCATTATGGACGCCATCGGCAATCTGCTCTACGGCACGATGTTTACCAACCACTTCATCGGCCGGTCGGTATCGCTTACAGAGCAATATCAATCGCTGCTCGAGATCTTGATGCGCGGATTGCTGAGCGAGCGCGAGCGGGAAACGAAGTAA